From the Maioricimonas rarisocia genome, one window contains:
- a CDS encoding DUF1583 domain-containing protein gives MAIVLLSMARPIATWADDPRSDEQARTAIFGDDVLALNVTELRGQTRQLDTEQRYQKLREWVLPSKAHDTIRLTGTFTATNPVPPLVDDHPTDAERLAVAADRQFNRVWTGGNLVSPAYDLIDVAHVLGRLDELRQHVESYDPDEELQIRCRLALLALIDLARDDLDGAVASMDALDRRVIEKRFDSLRGRWPETLLLNRAVEVPQLRILVEPMLMSILTEQVRKGQQSGPIQWDAWVGAAVGRMQYGEQRADIKDRQPFASPPELSNWIPVSRGDSVSRGRGAAPAFWLLTDGEVRNLVSHQDEYLYYRIPLRGNYVLECELTGFDWFDCFPMVGGLWGRPEYTHHWFELGGLDGLQRRVRIDPKLSKADHWIRYRVVVEDGTCTTFLNGRQVDRRRLPPTSSPWIGFYSPHYGLGNVRNVVITGDPVVPEQVQMSADESLDCWIADQLDSVGGSRGEWRYDRTLGESGGIVGRRKDELAGSWQESQLRYHRPMVEDGTIEYEFYYSEAERCHVHPSIGRKAFLLEPDGLAFHWITDGLWDRSELDPLNRLPADDRTPLPLVEGWNRLQLELSGDVVTLRLNGERIDAGTLDVTNDRTFGLFRYADQTEARVRNMTWTGNWPRTVPPAHNQELRDGSVDELDRRRQLLTASFEHEFQKDGFNPQRFATGRTGNGGFPVLIPEGLQLIQPGTNGYRNVWVSPLLQVVGDFDIIAEFDQLELSNADDGDAAAYLITVAEDQHSTHSRVWHGMRQHPNFRLRRISRVEFNQFGDGGTPLEFAGEVADACTSGRMRIVRQGKTMTFLIAEADSDAWRVLHSQEATDAPLSPTGVRLCAGTYSTTAPYGTSRVVWKTLSIRAEQIVDRAQPSFFLQPFFGGN, from the coding sequence GTGGCGATCGTCTTGCTGTCGATGGCGCGACCGATTGCCACGTGGGCTGACGATCCACGGTCCGATGAGCAGGCCCGCACGGCGATCTTCGGCGACGACGTTCTGGCGCTCAATGTGACCGAACTGCGAGGGCAGACTCGTCAGCTCGATACAGAGCAGCGTTATCAGAAGCTCCGCGAATGGGTGCTTCCGTCAAAGGCTCACGATACGATCCGGCTGACAGGAACATTTACCGCGACGAATCCGGTCCCCCCGCTTGTTGACGATCATCCGACGGATGCCGAACGCCTGGCGGTGGCAGCGGATCGTCAGTTCAACCGCGTCTGGACGGGTGGGAATCTCGTCTCGCCGGCGTACGACCTGATCGATGTCGCGCATGTGCTGGGACGACTGGACGAACTGCGACAACACGTCGAATCGTATGACCCCGATGAAGAACTGCAGATCCGTTGTCGACTGGCGCTGCTGGCCCTGATTGACCTGGCCCGGGACGATCTCGACGGGGCCGTTGCGTCGATGGATGCACTGGACCGACGGGTCATTGAAAAACGGTTCGATTCACTCCGGGGCCGATGGCCGGAAACACTGCTTCTGAACCGGGCGGTCGAAGTGCCACAGCTGCGGATTCTCGTTGAGCCGATGCTGATGAGCATCCTGACCGAACAAGTTCGCAAGGGGCAGCAGAGTGGCCCGATACAGTGGGACGCCTGGGTCGGGGCGGCGGTGGGACGGATGCAGTACGGCGAACAGCGTGCAGATATCAAGGACCGTCAGCCATTCGCCTCGCCTCCGGAGTTGTCGAACTGGATTCCGGTTTCGCGTGGCGACTCGGTCTCACGGGGCCGCGGGGCCGCGCCGGCGTTCTGGCTGCTGACAGATGGCGAAGTACGGAACCTGGTCAGTCACCAGGACGAGTATCTGTACTACCGAATACCTCTGCGAGGGAACTACGTGCTGGAATGTGAGCTGACCGGCTTCGACTGGTTCGACTGCTTTCCGATGGTGGGGGGCCTCTGGGGGCGGCCGGAGTATACGCACCACTGGTTTGAACTTGGGGGGCTCGACGGTCTGCAGCGGCGTGTGCGGATCGATCCGAAGCTCTCGAAGGCGGATCACTGGATCCGCTACCGCGTGGTGGTCGAGGACGGGACATGTACGACGTTTCTCAACGGCCGTCAGGTGGATCGACGACGTCTTCCGCCGACCTCCAGCCCGTGGATCGGGTTCTACAGCCCGCATTACGGCTTGGGGAATGTGCGAAACGTCGTCATCACCGGAGACCCGGTCGTTCCCGAGCAGGTCCAGATGTCCGCAGACGAATCGCTGGACTGCTGGATCGCCGATCAGCTCGACTCGGTGGGCGGAAGCCGTGGTGAGTGGCGGTACGATCGCACGCTTGGAGAGAGCGGCGGCATCGTGGGCCGCCGCAAAGACGAACTTGCCGGTAGCTGGCAGGAGAGTCAGCTGCGGTATCACCGGCCGATGGTGGAAGATGGTACGATCGAGTACGAGTTCTACTACTCGGAGGCGGAGCGGTGTCACGTCCATCCCTCGATCGGTCGCAAGGCGTTTCTGCTCGAACCGGACGGCCTGGCGTTTCACTGGATCACCGACGGCCTCTGGGACCGGAGTGAGCTCGATCCACTCAACAGGCTCCCTGCGGACGACAGGACTCCCCTGCCCCTCGTGGAAGGCTGGAACCGGCTGCAGCTGGAACTGTCCGGCGATGTGGTCACGCTCCGGCTCAACGGGGAGCGTATCGACGCAGGAACGCTGGACGTCACCAACGACCGGACGTTCGGTCTGTTTCGCTATGCCGATCAGACCGAGGCCCGCGTCCGCAACATGACATGGACAGGCAACTGGCCGCGAACGGTTCCCCCGGCCCACAACCAGGAACTGCGCGACGGCTCGGTCGACGAGCTGGACAGGCGGCGTCAGCTGTTGACGGCAAGCTTCGAGCATGAGTTTCAGAAGGACGGCTTCAACCCCCAGCGCTTCGCGACGGGACGGACCGGAAACGGTGGGTTTCCAGTGCTGATCCCGGAAGGGCTGCAGCTGATTCAGCCGGGGACCAATGGATACCGGAATGTCTGGGTTTCGCCGCTGCTGCAGGTGGTGGGCGACTTCGACATCATTGCAGAGTTCGATCAGCTCGAACTGTCGAACGCAGACGACGGCGATGCGGCGGCATACCTTATTACCGTTGCCGAAGATCAGCACAGCACACACTCGCGTGTATGGCACGGTATGCGGCAGCATCCGAACTTCCGGCTCCGCAGAATCTCGCGGGTGGAATTCAATCAGTTCGGTGATGGCGGGACTCCGCTGGAGTTTGCTGGCGAAGTTGCCGACGCCTGCACGTCCGGGCGGATGCGAATCGTCCGCCAGGGAAAGACAATGACGTTTCTCATCGCCGAAGCGGACTCGGACGCCTGGAGGGTGTTGCATTCGCAGGAGGCGACGGACGCCCCGCTGTCACCCACCGGTGTACGTCTGTGTGCCGGCACGTATTCGACAACAGCTCCCTACGGGACATCCCGGGTGGTGTGGAAGACGCTTTCGATCCGGGCGGAGCAGATCGTGGACCGGGCCCAGCCGAGTTTCTTCCTTCAGCCCTTCTTCGGTGGAAACTGA